Proteins encoded together in one Bacillota bacterium window:
- a CDS encoding sigma-70 family RNA polymerase sigma factor, producing the protein MYLLGTDEYIKHIVTQYSQMLLRIALTRLKSAADAEDVVQEVYIKLMTKAPSFHSEEHERAWLIRTTINLSCDMLKSSARKNIPLCDDLAMPQDETTQLLSAVQSLPEKYSTVLHLYCYEGYSIKEIARILALPAATVGTRLSRAKARLKLIFEEEDKS; encoded by the coding sequence ATGTATTTATTAGGTACCGATGAATACATAAAGCACATTGTCACACAGTATAGTCAAATGCTGCTTAGAATTGCGTTGACACGGCTTAAGTCAGCTGCTGACGCGGAAGATGTGGTGCAGGAGGTTTATATCAAACTCATGACTAAAGCTCCATCGTTCCACAGCGAAGAACACGAAAGAGCATGGCTTATTCGAACAACAATCAATCTTTCGTGTGATATGCTAAAGTCGTCAGCAAGGAAAAATATCCCTCTCTGCGATGATCTTGCAATGCCGCAAGACGAAACCACGCAGCTTCTTTCTGCTGTTCAGTCTTTACCTGAAAAGTACAGTACAGTGTTGCATCTATATTGTTACGAAGGTTACTCCATAAAGGAGATTGCCCGAATTCTTGCTCTGCCTGCAGCGACGGTCGGGACACGCCTTTCCCGCGCAAAGGCACGGTTAAAGCTGATTTTTGAAGAGGAGGATAAATCATGA